In a genomic window of Halobiforma lacisalsi AJ5:
- a CDS encoding SIR2 family NAD-dependent protein deacylase, with amino-acid sequence MDESDRASDRDRDALERLAAEIDRDATVVALTGAGISAPSGVPTFRGEDGVWEHFDEGQFTYGRFRSDPEGFWADRVALQRELFGEEYEPNAAHEALAAMGRDGYLDAVLTQNTDGLHRDAADGADGGDGANGAAEDGKREDDPGAGDDTPAGTGEPPILELHGNARRVRCTDCGRRRDGDPIFDRAAEGDLPPTCDCGGIYKPDVVLFGEQLPGAVVQRARTLTRDSDVFLAIGSSLVVEPAASFPREAGATGATVGVVNLESTPVDGAADVVYRDDVTEALPRLRSLLERGADGGE; translated from the coding sequence ATGGACGAGTCCGATCGGGCGTCCGACCGTGACCGCGACGCCCTCGAGCGACTCGCCGCCGAGATCGATCGGGACGCGACGGTCGTCGCCCTGACGGGTGCGGGGATTTCGGCCCCCTCGGGCGTCCCGACGTTCCGCGGCGAGGACGGCGTCTGGGAGCACTTCGACGAGGGACAGTTCACCTACGGACGGTTCCGGAGCGACCCGGAGGGGTTCTGGGCCGACCGGGTCGCCCTCCAGCGGGAGCTGTTCGGCGAGGAGTACGAGCCCAACGCGGCCCACGAGGCCCTGGCCGCGATGGGTCGGGACGGCTACCTCGACGCTGTACTCACGCAGAATACGGACGGATTACATCGCGATGCAGCCGACGGGGCCGACGGGGGTGACGGGGCTAACGGGGCCGCCGAGGACGGAAAGCGCGAGGACGACCCAGGGGCCGGGGATGACACACCCGCCGGAACCGGGGAACCGCCGATCCTCGAGCTACACGGCAACGCCCGCCGCGTCCGCTGTACCGACTGCGGACGGCGACGCGACGGTGACCCGATCTTCGACCGTGCCGCAGAGGGTGACCTCCCGCCGACCTGCGACTGCGGCGGGATCTACAAACCCGACGTCGTCCTCTTCGGTGAACAGCTTCCCGGGGCGGTCGTCCAGCGAGCGCGGACGCTGACCCGCGACAGCGACGTCTTCCTCGCGATCGGCTCGTCGCTGGTAGTCGAACCTGCCGCCTCGTTCCCGCGGGAAGCCGGGGCCACCGGCGCGACAGTCGGCGTCGTCAACCTCGAGTCGACCCCGGTCGACGGGGCCGCCGACGTGGTCTACCGGGACGACGTCACCGAGGCGTTGCCGCGGCTCCGGTCGCTCCTCGAGCGCGGGGCGGACGGCGGTGAGTAA
- a CDS encoding helix-turn-helix domain-containing protein, with product MRYATVVLTWPDEHLTGIDEAFAAREGVSLEAIRHLNPIDADDGRHAELLEMRGDLERARTALADAPEVLEYDVAGDDGRGAAYVRCRTVPPVDDLLAVPREYEVVIDWPLPFVAAGGSDSRGNADRGLEVTLVGPGRALRRATRTLPAGVEFDLRRTGAYEADSLGSGSADSLSRSVRLTDRQRELFAVARSEGYYEVPRRTTHRELADRLGLSPGTVGEHLQRIEAKLAAAYGSSMR from the coding sequence ATGAGGTACGCGACCGTCGTCCTGACCTGGCCCGACGAGCACCTGACGGGTATCGACGAGGCGTTCGCCGCACGCGAGGGTGTCTCGCTCGAGGCGATCCGGCACCTGAACCCGATCGACGCCGACGACGGCCGACACGCCGAACTGCTCGAGATGCGAGGCGACCTCGAGCGCGCCCGAACCGCGCTGGCGGACGCGCCCGAGGTGCTCGAGTACGACGTCGCCGGCGACGACGGCCGCGGGGCCGCGTACGTTCGGTGCCGTACCGTCCCGCCGGTCGACGACCTCCTCGCGGTACCCCGGGAGTACGAGGTCGTGATCGACTGGCCGCTGCCGTTCGTCGCCGCGGGCGGGAGCGACAGCCGGGGAAACGCCGACCGCGGCCTCGAGGTGACCCTCGTGGGGCCGGGCCGGGCGCTCAGGCGGGCGACGCGGACGCTCCCGGCGGGAGTCGAGTTCGACCTCCGGCGGACGGGGGCGTACGAGGCCGATTCGCTCGGGAGCGGATCAGCGGACTCGCTGTCGCGCTCGGTCCGGCTGACCGACCGCCAGCGCGAACTGTTCGCGGTGGCCCGCAGCGAGGGGTACTACGAGGTGCCGCGGCGAACGACGCACCGCGAACTCGCGGACCGGCTCGGGCTCTCGCCGGGGACTGTCGGGGAACACCTCCAGCGGATCGAGGCGAAGCTGGCGGCGGCGTACGGGTCGTCGATGAGATAG
- a CDS encoding LSM domain-containing protein — protein MSGRPLDVLEASLGERVAVRLKSGDEYVGELAGYDQHMNLVLEEVTIPADESISGDGEPIEDTTIIRGDNVVSITP, from the coding sequence ATGAGTGGACGACCGCTGGACGTCCTCGAGGCGTCCCTTGGCGAACGAGTCGCCGTACGACTCAAGAGTGGTGACGAGTACGTCGGCGAACTCGCCGGCTACGACCAGCACATGAACCTCGTGCTCGAGGAAGTCACGATTCCCGCGGACGAATCGATCTCCGGGGACGGCGAGCCGATCGAAGACACAACCATTATACGCGGCGATAACGTCGTTTCGATCACTCCATGA
- a CDS encoding HalOD1 output domain-containing protein, with product MARQPSSPPADEPLSIRVVRAIAAHDGVDPVDLSPPLYASIDPAALDSLFEPTSPARPGERVGSLTFDYDGKQVTVGADGEITIDSSPETDRSSRRSI from the coding sequence ATGGCAAGGCAGCCCTCCTCTCCCCCTGCCGACGAGCCGCTGTCGATCAGGGTTGTTCGTGCGATAGCAGCACACGACGGGGTCGATCCGGTCGACCTCTCGCCGCCGTTGTACGCCAGTATCGATCCCGCGGCGCTAGATTCGCTCTTCGAACCGACCAGCCCCGCCAGGCCCGGCGAACGCGTCGGTAGCCTGACCTTCGATTACGACGGCAAACAGGTCACCGTCGGGGCCGACGGCGAGATCACGATCGATTCGTCCCCCGAAACCGACCGCTCCTCGCGTCGTTCCATATGA
- a CDS encoding helix-turn-helix domain-containing protein, whose amino-acid sequence MALFAEFDAASQELVLGPTLEALPSLEVELERQYAVDPSRPIAFCWMRCAGGDRNRVERTLADDDTVAEFQRIADAHDGALYRIRRSGSGVVGAYRRWVALGGELLECRGSSGRWRIEMRFPDRGAFTRYHAFLEGEGVEIALHRLSEDDAPSDDDLLTDSQYEALEIAFESGFFEVPREADLSAIANELEISNQAVSERLRRAQSSLVAEHVVSGGRQTR is encoded by the coding sequence ATGGCGCTCTTCGCCGAGTTCGACGCGGCTTCGCAGGAACTCGTCCTCGGTCCCACGCTCGAGGCGCTGCCCTCGCTCGAGGTGGAACTCGAGCGGCAGTACGCCGTCGACCCGTCCCGGCCGATCGCGTTCTGCTGGATGCGGTGTGCCGGCGGGGACCGGAACCGAGTCGAACGGACCCTGGCCGACGACGACACCGTGGCCGAGTTCCAGCGGATCGCGGACGCCCACGACGGGGCGCTGTACCGCATCCGTCGCAGCGGCTCCGGGGTCGTCGGGGCATACCGTCGGTGGGTCGCACTCGGCGGGGAACTCCTCGAGTGCCGGGGATCGAGCGGTCGCTGGCGGATCGAGATGCGGTTTCCGGACCGGGGGGCGTTCACGCGGTATCACGCGTTCCTCGAAGGGGAGGGCGTCGAAATCGCCCTCCATCGCCTTTCGGAGGACGACGCGCCGAGCGACGACGACCTGTTGACCGACTCCCAGTACGAGGCCCTCGAGATCGCGTTCGAGTCCGGCTTCTTCGAGGTTCCCCGCGAGGCGGATCTCTCCGCGATCGCGAACGAACTCGAGATTTCGAACCAGGCGGTCAGCGAGCGGTTACGACGGGCACAGTCGAGCCTGGTCGCGGAGCACGTGGTATCGGGCGGGAGGCAAACGCGGTAG
- a CDS encoding 50S ribosomal protein L37e, translating to MTGAGTPSQGKKNKTTHVKCRRCGEKSYHVKKKVCSSCGFGKSSKRRDYEWQSKTGDN from the coding sequence ATGACTGGCGCAGGAACCCCGAGCCAAGGAAAGAAGAACAAGACGACCCACGTCAAGTGTCGTCGCTGCGGAGAGAAGTCCTACCACGTGAAGAAGAAGGTCTGCTCGTCGTGTGGCTTCGGCAAGTCGTCGAAGCGCCGCGACTACGAGTGGCAGTCGAAGACCGGCGACAACTAA
- a CDS encoding threonine synthase: METTAAFAGLECVDCGTAFDAAEVTHRCPDCDGVLDPTYDYDAIDLDRETLESRPFDSMWRYEELLPFRRESAVTMDEGTTPLVDCPALADEFGVERVLIKDEGRNPTNTFKDRGQTVAVTAASQHGASDVVLASAGNAGQAASAYAARAGMDSHVYLPSRAGFTNKAMVNVHGGDMSVVGGRIGDAGEAYEEASTDHDDWYPLQTFVTPYRHEGKKTMFYEVVEQLEWETPDAIVYPTGGGVGLIGMYKAAKEYRDLGLIDDLPELYAAQASGCDPIVEAYEEGWDEHEPVEHPDTICGGLEIPDPGASPWILEALRETDGGAVSTADPDILEAGVQVAKQEGLEMVPSSAAAASGAWELAERGEFDGDETIVILNTGAGNKEADVLRSHLMSQGV; encoded by the coding sequence ATGGAGACGACAGCCGCCTTCGCGGGCCTCGAGTGTGTCGACTGCGGGACCGCGTTCGACGCTGCCGAGGTGACCCACCGGTGTCCGGACTGCGATGGGGTTCTCGACCCGACATACGACTACGACGCGATCGACCTCGATCGCGAGACCCTCGAGTCGCGGCCGTTCGACTCGATGTGGCGCTACGAGGAACTGCTGCCGTTCCGACGCGAGTCGGCGGTCACGATGGACGAGGGGACGACGCCGCTGGTCGACTGTCCGGCCCTCGCCGACGAGTTCGGCGTCGAGCGCGTCCTGATCAAAGACGAGGGACGCAACCCGACGAACACGTTCAAGGACCGCGGCCAGACGGTGGCGGTGACGGCGGCGAGCCAGCACGGCGCGAGCGACGTCGTCCTCGCCTCGGCGGGCAACGCGGGGCAGGCGGCCTCGGCCTACGCCGCCCGTGCGGGTATGGACTCTCACGTCTACTTACCGTCGCGGGCCGGCTTCACGAACAAGGCGATGGTCAACGTCCACGGCGGCGACATGAGCGTGGTCGGCGGGCGGATCGGCGACGCCGGCGAGGCCTACGAGGAGGCCAGCACGGACCACGACGACTGGTACCCGCTCCAGACGTTCGTCACCCCCTACCGCCACGAGGGGAAGAAGACGATGTTCTACGAGGTCGTCGAGCAACTCGAGTGGGAAACGCCCGACGCCATCGTCTACCCGACCGGCGGCGGCGTCGGCCTGATCGGGATGTACAAGGCCGCGAAAGAGTACCGCGATCTGGGCCTGATCGACGACCTTCCGGAACTGTACGCCGCCCAGGCCTCGGGCTGTGATCCGATCGTCGAGGCCTACGAGGAAGGGTGGGACGAACACGAACCCGTCGAACACCCCGACACGATCTGTGGCGGCCTCGAGATCCCCGACCCCGGCGCGAGTCCGTGGATCCTCGAGGCGCTCCGGGAGACCGACGGCGGCGCGGTCTCGACGGCCGATCCGGACATCCTCGAGGCCGGCGTCCAGGTCGCCAAGCAGGAGGGCCTCGAGATGGTTCCGAGTTCGGCGGCCGCAGCGAGCGGCGCGTGGGAACTCGCGGAACGGGGCGAGTTCGACGGCGACGAGACGATCGTCATTCTCAACACCGGCGCCGGGAACAAGGAGGCGGACGTGCTCCGCAGCCACCTGATGAGTCAGGGCGTCTGA
- a CDS encoding phosphoglycerol geranylgeranyltransferase — translation MTTTTPWDDWDHILKIDPDKDLPEGVTYGDLCATGTDAIEIGGTMGVTEEKMAAVIEACAEHDVPLYQEPSSPEVVLEDDALEGYLIPTVFNAGSPFWITGAHKEWVRIDDDYDWDRTTTEAYIVMNPEADVATYTEADCDLDADDVAAYATVAERMFGQEIVYLEYSGTLGDEGIVRAAAEATDDATLFYGGGIHDYDSAYSMAQYADVVVVGDLAHDEGVEAVRATVEGASDA, via the coding sequence ATGACTACCACGACACCCTGGGACGACTGGGACCATATTCTCAAAATCGACCCCGACAAGGACCTCCCCGAGGGCGTCACCTACGGCGATCTCTGTGCGACCGGCACCGACGCGATCGAGATCGGCGGCACGATGGGCGTCACCGAGGAGAAGATGGCCGCCGTCATCGAGGCCTGTGCCGAACACGACGTGCCGCTCTACCAGGAACCCTCGAGCCCCGAGGTCGTCCTCGAGGACGATGCGCTCGAGGGGTATCTCATCCCGACGGTCTTCAACGCCGGCTCGCCGTTCTGGATCACCGGCGCGCACAAGGAGTGGGTCCGGATCGACGACGATTACGACTGGGATCGAACGACGACGGAGGCCTACATCGTGATGAACCCCGAGGCCGACGTCGCCACCTACACCGAGGCCGACTGCGATCTCGACGCCGACGACGTCGCCGCCTACGCCACCGTCGCGGAACGGATGTTCGGCCAGGAGATCGTCTACCTCGAGTACTCGGGGACGCTGGGCGACGAGGGGATCGTCCGGGCGGCCGCCGAGGCGACCGACGACGCGACCCTGTTCTACGGCGGCGGTATCCACGACTACGACTCCGCGTACTCGATGGCCCAGTACGCAGACGTCGTGGTCGTCGGCGACCTCGCACACGACGAGGGCGTCGAGGCGGTCCGCGCGACCGTCGAGGGCGCTTCGGACGCCTGA